Proteins found in one Quercus robur chromosome 2, dhQueRobu3.1, whole genome shotgun sequence genomic segment:
- the LOC126713383 gene encoding BTB/POZ domain-containing protein POB1-like isoform X2 codes for MPDTEDGEGYVNQDEEAVAMIEESPSGVGNHLNKHGDEAAPGNDGLWSMDCSAVLRVKTIHISSPILAAKSPFFYKLFSNGMRESEQRQVTLRIHASEEAALMDLLNFMYSNTLSATTSPALLDVLMAADKFEVASCMRYCSRLLRSMPMSCESALLYLDLPSSVLMADAVQPLTDAAKQFLAGRYKDITKFQDEVLNLPLAGVEAVLSSDDLQVPSEDAVYDFVLKWARTHYPKLEDRREVLGLRLGRLIRFPYMTCRKLRKVLTCNDFDPELTSKVVLEALFFKAEPPYRQRSLAADEASTRYHRFVERAYKYRPVKVVEFELPRQQCVVYLDLKREECSLLFPTGRVYSQAFHLGGQGFFLSAHCNMDQQSSFHCFGLFLGMQEKGSVTFAVDYEFAARSKPTEEYVSKYKGNYTFTGGKAVGYRNLFSIPWTAFMADDSLYFIDGVVHLRAELTIRQ; via the exons ATGCCAGATACAGAGGATGGTGAGGGTTATGTTAATCAAGATGAGGAAGCTGTAGCGATGATTGAAGAATCACCTTCAGGTGTTGGAAATCATTTGAATAAACATG GTGATGAAGCTGCACCTGGCAATGACGGATTGTGGAGCATGGACTGCTCAGCAGTTCTTAGAGTCAAAACCATACACATAAGTTCTCCAATTTTAGCAGCGAAGAGTCCCTTTTTCTATAAG TTGTTTTCAAATGGAATGAGAGAGTCAGAGCAGCGACAAGTAACTTTAAGGATCCATGCATCTG AGGAAGCAGCCCTCATGGATCTTCTTAATTTTATGTACAGTAATACTTTGTCAGCAACAACGTCGCCAGCTTTGTTGGATGTGCTGATGGCTGCTGACAAATTTGAGGTTGCATCATGCATGAGATATTGTAGCAGGTTATTACGAAGCATGCCAATGTCTTGTGAGTCTGCATTGCTCTATTTAGATCTTCCTTCTAGTGTGTTAATGGCTGATGCAGTCCAGCCATTGACTGATGCGGCAAAACAGTTTCTTGCTGGACGCTACAAAGACATAACTAA GTTTCAGGATGAGGTGCTGAACCTGCCCCTGGCTGGTGTTGAGGCAGTATTATCAAGTGATGATCTCCAGGTGCCTTCAGAAGATGCTGTTTATGACTTTGTGCTGAAATGGGCTCGGACCCATTATCCAAAACTTGAGGACCGAAGAGAGGTCCTTGGCTTACGCCTTGGTCGCCTCATCCGATTTCCATACATGACCTGTCGAAAATTAAGGAAGGTTTTAACTTGCAATGACTTTGATCCTGAGCTGACATCAAAGGTTGTGCTTGAGGCTCTCTTTTTCAAGGCTGAGCCTCCGTATCGGCAGCGCTCCCTCGCTGCAGATGAGGCCAGTACCAGATATCATCGCTTTGTTGAGCGAGCATACAAGTATCGCCCAGTCAAGGTGGTTGAATTTGAACTACCCCGTCAGCAATGTGTTGTGTACCTGGACCTGAAGCGGGAGGAGTGTTCACTTCTGTTTCCAACTGGTCGGGTTTACTCGCAGGCTTTTCACCTAGGTGGGCAGGGTTTTTTCTTGTCAGCGCACTGCAACATGGACCAACAAAGCTCATTCCATTGCTTTGGGCTATTTTTAGGGATGCAAGAAAAGGGATCAGTCACTTTTGCTGTTGACTATGAGTTTGCAGCAAGGTCAAAGCCAACTGAGGAGTATGTGAGCAAGTATAAAGGTAATTATACTTTCACAGGAGGGAAGGCTGTCGGGTATAGAAATCTTTTTAGTATACCCTGGACGGCATTCATGGCCGATGACAGCCTCTATTTCATCGATGGTGTTGTCCATCTTAGGGCTGAGCTCACCATCAGGCAATGA
- the LOC126697688 gene encoding uncharacterized protein LOC126697688, whose protein sequence is MQYIRDLDEKAYEYLANIALAQWTRLEKLKVESKPFSATPAGSFLYEVGSQYERHVVDLVKKTCSCRSWDLNGIPCKHAIIAIYTNIETPEDYTHPCYFKETYMEIYKEVLPPMPGQSEWAETGQPAPLAPHIYKPPGRPPKQRKRASDESRNSYKASRLNRPVRCGKCKKEEHNSRGCKAGNTGETPWQRR, encoded by the exons ATGCAGTACATAagggatttggatgaaaaggcATATGAGTATCTTGCAAACATTGCACTTGCACAGTGGACAAG GTTGGAgaaattgaaagttgaaagtaaGCCATTTAGTGCTACCCCAGCTGGTAGCTTCCTTTATGAGGTAGGCAGTCAGTATGAGAGGCATGTAGTTGATTTGGTGAAGAAGACATGTAGTTGTAGGTCTTGGGATTTAAATGGCATTCCTTGCAAACATGCCATAATAGCCATTTATACAAACATTGAGACACCAGAAGACTATACCCACCCATGctacttcaaagaaacttacatgGAGATATACAAGGAGGTACTTCCTCCCATGCCTGGCCAGTCAGAATGGGCTGAGACTGGACAGCCTGCTCCCCTGGCACCTCACATATACAAACCACCAGGCAGACCAcccaagcaaagaaagaggGCTTCTGATGAGTCTAGGAACTCTTACAAAGCAAGTAGACTGAACAGACCTGTAAGATGTGGGAAATGCAAAAAGGAAGAGCATAATTCAAGAGGGTGCAAGGCTGGCAACACTGGGGAGACACCATGGCAGAGGAGATAG
- the LOC126713383 gene encoding BTB/POZ domain-containing protein POB1-like isoform X1: MRDSNADLFDPRTIMDSDCATGSLGPGPVSDSDFAFAFNDSNFSDRVLRIEIIPDLPETKSNGEGCTSIADWARNRKRRREDIKKDSAVDILVHCEEQILTCSMPDTEDGEGYVNQDEEAVAMIEESPSGVGNHLNKHGDEAAPGNDGLWSMDCSAVLRVKTIHISSPILAAKSPFFYKLFSNGMRESEQRQVTLRIHASEEAALMDLLNFMYSNTLSATTSPALLDVLMAADKFEVASCMRYCSRLLRSMPMSCESALLYLDLPSSVLMADAVQPLTDAAKQFLAGRYKDITKFQDEVLNLPLAGVEAVLSSDDLQVPSEDAVYDFVLKWARTHYPKLEDRREVLGLRLGRLIRFPYMTCRKLRKVLTCNDFDPELTSKVVLEALFFKAEPPYRQRSLAADEASTRYHRFVERAYKYRPVKVVEFELPRQQCVVYLDLKREECSLLFPTGRVYSQAFHLGGQGFFLSAHCNMDQQSSFHCFGLFLGMQEKGSVTFAVDYEFAARSKPTEEYVSKYKGNYTFTGGKAVGYRNLFSIPWTAFMADDSLYFIDGVVHLRAELTIRQ; the protein is encoded by the exons ATGAGGGATTCGAACGCGGACCTCTTCGATCCCCGAACGATCATGGACTCGGACTGCGCTACCGGCAGTCTCGGACCCGGGCCCGTTTCCGATTCGGACTTCGCGTTCGCCTTCAACGACAGCAATTTCTCCGATCGAGTTCTTAGAATTGAAATAATTCCCGATTTGCCCGAGACCAAATCGAACGGCGAGGGTTGCACCAGCATCGCCGATTGGGCCCGAAATCGGAAGAGACGGAGGGAGGACATTAAGAAAGACTCTG CTGTGGATATCCTTGTTCACTGTGAGGAGCAGATATTGACCTGCAGCATGCCAGATACAGAGGATGGTGAGGGTTATGTTAATCAAGATGAGGAAGCTGTAGCGATGATTGAAGAATCACCTTCAGGTGTTGGAAATCATTTGAATAAACATG GTGATGAAGCTGCACCTGGCAATGACGGATTGTGGAGCATGGACTGCTCAGCAGTTCTTAGAGTCAAAACCATACACATAAGTTCTCCAATTTTAGCAGCGAAGAGTCCCTTTTTCTATAAG TTGTTTTCAAATGGAATGAGAGAGTCAGAGCAGCGACAAGTAACTTTAAGGATCCATGCATCTG AGGAAGCAGCCCTCATGGATCTTCTTAATTTTATGTACAGTAATACTTTGTCAGCAACAACGTCGCCAGCTTTGTTGGATGTGCTGATGGCTGCTGACAAATTTGAGGTTGCATCATGCATGAGATATTGTAGCAGGTTATTACGAAGCATGCCAATGTCTTGTGAGTCTGCATTGCTCTATTTAGATCTTCCTTCTAGTGTGTTAATGGCTGATGCAGTCCAGCCATTGACTGATGCGGCAAAACAGTTTCTTGCTGGACGCTACAAAGACATAACTAA GTTTCAGGATGAGGTGCTGAACCTGCCCCTGGCTGGTGTTGAGGCAGTATTATCAAGTGATGATCTCCAGGTGCCTTCAGAAGATGCTGTTTATGACTTTGTGCTGAAATGGGCTCGGACCCATTATCCAAAACTTGAGGACCGAAGAGAGGTCCTTGGCTTACGCCTTGGTCGCCTCATCCGATTTCCATACATGACCTGTCGAAAATTAAGGAAGGTTTTAACTTGCAATGACTTTGATCCTGAGCTGACATCAAAGGTTGTGCTTGAGGCTCTCTTTTTCAAGGCTGAGCCTCCGTATCGGCAGCGCTCCCTCGCTGCAGATGAGGCCAGTACCAGATATCATCGCTTTGTTGAGCGAGCATACAAGTATCGCCCAGTCAAGGTGGTTGAATTTGAACTACCCCGTCAGCAATGTGTTGTGTACCTGGACCTGAAGCGGGAGGAGTGTTCACTTCTGTTTCCAACTGGTCGGGTTTACTCGCAGGCTTTTCACCTAGGTGGGCAGGGTTTTTTCTTGTCAGCGCACTGCAACATGGACCAACAAAGCTCATTCCATTGCTTTGGGCTATTTTTAGGGATGCAAGAAAAGGGATCAGTCACTTTTGCTGTTGACTATGAGTTTGCAGCAAGGTCAAAGCCAACTGAGGAGTATGTGAGCAAGTATAAAGGTAATTATACTTTCACAGGAGGGAAGGCTGTCGGGTATAGAAATCTTTTTAGTATACCCTGGACGGCATTCATGGCCGATGACAGCCTCTATTTCATCGATGGTGTTGTCCATCTTAGGGCTGAGCTCACCATCAGGCAATGA